The following are encoded together in the Juglans microcarpa x Juglans regia isolate MS1-56 chromosome 2D, Jm3101_v1.0, whole genome shotgun sequence genome:
- the LOC121248622 gene encoding uncharacterized protein LOC121248622 — MSFLAGRLAGKEGAYFFQESKHAVSRLAQKNTTQNNPTPLPGPSSSSAAHQEAYADVLPEVLMHSLPSKIYYQSSDSSSLSTSKWVLHSDPNKRPSLSAEALNPLRAYLSLPQVTFGPKRWELPQVEHSVSVSTANESRQDRPPINPEKLKAAAEGLKQVGKAFAVGTAIVFGGATLIIGLAVSRLELLNSDDIRMRGRDLVEPKSEMIKEQLVPLKAWADDMSKKWHLERDKDIKEKPIIKELSKILGAKTSN; from the exons ATGAGTTTTCTTGCGGGAAGATTAGCAGGAAAAGAGGGTGCGTATTTTTTCCAGGAATCCAAACACGCTGTAAGCCGGCTTGCTCAGAAAAACACAACCCAAAACAATCCTACTCCTCTGCCTGGTCCTTCTTCTTCAAGTGCAGCTCACCAAGAAGCCTATGCGGACGTGCTCCCTGAGGTGCTGATGCATTCTCTGCCCTCCAAGATTTATTACCAGTCCTCGGATTCCTCGTCTCTATCCACCTCCAAGTGGGTTCTTCATTCGGATCCCAACAAAAGGCCCTCTTTGTCTGCTGAGGCTCTCAACCCTCTCAGGGCTTATCTGTCTCTGCCCCAGGTCACGTTTGGCCCCAAAAG GTGGGAATTGCCCCAGGTCGAACACTCCGTTTCAGTCTCAACAGCAAATGAGTCGCGTCAGGACAGGCCCCCCATTAATCCTGAGAAGTTGAAGGCTGCAGCTGAGGGTCTTAAacaag TTGGTAAGGCATTTGCTGTTGGTACTGCTATTGTATTTGGAGGTGCTACCTTGATAATTGGACTGGCAGTCTCGAGGCTAGAGCTGCTCAAT AGTGATGACATTCGAATGAGAGGAAGAGACCTGGTGGAGCCGAAATCTGAGATGATTAAGGAGCAACTGGTTCCCTTAAAAGCCTGG GCTGATGATATGTCAAAGAAATGGCATTTGGAAAGGGATAAAGATATTAAAGAAAAGCCTATCATAAAAGAGCTTTCCAAGATTTTAGGTGCAAAGACATccaattga